A window of Polaribacter litorisediminis contains these coding sequences:
- a CDS encoding glycosyltransferase family 2 protein: protein MTKITAIIPTLNEEIHIAAAIQSVSFADEIIVIDSLSTDKTLEIAEKCNVKIIKRKFDDFSSQKNFAIQEAKYPWIYILDADERVTAEVEKEILEAVQNPDGFVGFNVRRSFYFAGKNINYGGCQRDKVVRLFLKKECKYKGVVHEKIVTSGKIGFFKNKIEHYSYKSYDHYISKMNHYGALRGKQYFEEGKKVNLFHILIKPPARFVIHYFIRLGFLDGFPGYVFAKTQAYGVYTRYIKLWLLNKDSKE, encoded by the coding sequence ATGACTAAAATTACTGCAATTATACCAACGCTAAATGAAGAAATTCATATTGCAGCAGCAATTCAATCTGTAAGTTTTGCGGATGAAATAATTGTGATAGATTCTTTAAGTACCGATAAAACGTTAGAAATAGCAGAAAAATGCAACGTAAAAATCATCAAACGTAAGTTTGATGATTTTTCTTCGCAGAAAAACTTTGCTATTCAAGAGGCAAAATACCCTTGGATTTATATTTTAGATGCCGATGAAAGGGTAACAGCAGAAGTAGAGAAAGAAATTTTAGAGGCAGTTCAAAATCCAGATGGTTTTGTTGGTTTTAATGTAAGAAGATCTTTTTATTTTGCGGGTAAAAACATTAATTATGGCGGATGTCAAAGAGACAAAGTAGTTCGTTTATTTTTAAAAAAAGAGTGCAAGTATAAAGGAGTTGTGCATGAAAAAATTGTTACTTCTGGTAAAATCGGTTTTTTTAAAAATAAAATAGAACACTATTCTTATAAAAGCTATGATCATTATATTTCTAAAATGAATCATTACGGGGCTTTAAGAGGTAAACAATATTTTGAGGAAGGAAAAAAAGTAAATTTATTTCATATTTTAATAAAACCACCGGCAAGATTTGTAATTCATTATTTTATTAGGTTGGGCTTTTTAGACGGATTTCCAGGATATGTTTTTGCCAAAACGCAAGCATATGGAGTTTATACAAGGTATATAAAGCTTTGGTTGTTGAATAAAGATAGTAAAGAATGA
- a CDS encoding 2,3,4,5-tetrahydropyridine-2,6-dicarboxylate N-succinyltransferase, with translation MKDIREIIESAWENRDLLKEETTINTIREVVDLLDKGALRVAEPIAGGWQVNEWIKKAVVLYFPIQKMETLEAGIFEYHDKIPLKRNYAERGIRVVPNAVARHGAYIAAGTILMPSYVNIGAYVDEGTMVDTWATVGSCAQIGKNVHLSGGVGIGGVLEPLQAAPVIIEDGAFIGSRCIVVEGVRVEKEAVLGANVVLTMSTKIIDVTGDEPIEMKGRVPARSVVIPGSYTKKFAAGEYNVPCALIIGRRKESTNKKTSLNDALREYDVAV, from the coding sequence ATGAAAGATATCAGAGAAATTATAGAGTCCGCTTGGGAAAATCGTGACTTATTAAAAGAAGAAACTACCATAAATACCATTAGAGAAGTAGTTGATTTATTAGACAAAGGAGCGCTAAGAGTTGCAGAACCTATAGCGGGCGGATGGCAAGTAAATGAATGGATAAAAAAAGCCGTTGTTTTGTACTTTCCGATTCAAAAAATGGAAACTTTAGAAGCTGGGATTTTTGAATATCATGACAAAATTCCACTAAAAAGAAACTATGCAGAAAGAGGCATTAGAGTAGTGCCAAATGCAGTGGCAAGACATGGAGCTTATATTGCTGCAGGAACTATTTTAATGCCTAGTTATGTAAATATTGGGGCGTATGTAGATGAAGGAACGATGGTGGATACATGGGCAACGGTGGGATCTTGTGCGCAAATTGGTAAAAACGTTCATTTATCTGGGGGAGTAGGTATTGGAGGTGTTTTAGAACCACTACAAGCTGCTCCAGTAATTATAGAAGATGGCGCTTTTATAGGTTCTAGATGTATAGTTGTAGAAGGTGTAAGAGTAGAAAAAGAAGCCGTTTTGGGCGCAAATGTTGTGTTAACCATGAGTACGAAGATTATAGATGTTACTGGAGATGAACCTATAGAAATGAAAGGGAGAGTGCCGGCAAGATCTGTAGTAATTCCTGGCAGTTATACAAAGAAATTTGCAGCTGGCGAATACAATGTTCCTTGTGCCTTAATTATTGGAAGAAGAAAAGAAAGTACCAACAAAAAAACGTCTTTAAATGATGCATTGCGTGAGTATGACGTTGCTGTTTAA
- a CDS encoding Stealth CR1 domain-containing protein produces MYNKENFPVDAVITWVDSTDVIWQNNINTYLEKKIDWNDNKTINAYHAINEIEITITSILKNAKFIKNIYLVTDNQRPKNFDKLQKVAKKSEVNLMIIDHNIIFKGYEHYLPTFNSLSIETLIYKIPNLNEHFLYLNDDFFLMKELEIEDFFMDNYPIIRGRWSSFYEDKTIRKFALKIKSFFKKIDPKKNGYKLWQQNTAKLLGFKKYVRIDHTPVAMRKSTIEAYFKSNPKSLENNIKFRFRNYTQFLITSLSNHLEIKKNTFILKNNFNLGYYQSYNYVKIVFKLFWFDIDKSKKFMCFQMLVLANKKTLSYILNWIDKKLDTNFNETIH; encoded by the coding sequence ATGTACAATAAAGAAAATTTTCCTGTTGATGCCGTTATTACCTGGGTAGATAGTACAGATGTTATTTGGCAAAATAATATAAATACCTATTTAGAAAAAAAAATAGATTGGAATGATAACAAAACCATTAATGCATATCATGCTATAAATGAAATTGAAATTACAATAACATCCATCCTTAAAAATGCAAAGTTTATAAAAAATATTTATTTAGTTACAGATAATCAACGACCAAAAAACTTTGATAAACTTCAAAAAGTTGCTAAAAAATCTGAGGTTAATTTAATGATTATCGATCATAACATTATTTTTAAAGGATATGAGCATTATTTACCTACGTTTAATTCACTGAGCATTGAAACGCTGATTTATAAGATTCCAAATTTAAATGAACATTTTTTGTATTTGAATGATGATTTTTTTTTGATGAAAGAACTAGAAATTGAAGATTTTTTTATGGATAATTATCCCATAATTAGAGGAAGATGGAGTTCTTTTTATGAGGATAAAACGATTAGAAAATTCGCTTTAAAAATAAAATCTTTTTTTAAAAAAATAGATCCTAAAAAAAATGGTTATAAGTTGTGGCAGCAAAATACGGCTAAATTATTGGGTTTTAAAAAATATGTAAGAATAGATCATACGCCAGTTGCTATGAGAAAATCTACTATTGAAGCGTATTTCAAGTCGAATCCTAAATCATTAGAGAATAATATCAAATTTAGATTTAGGAATTATACACAGTTTCTTATTACATCATTATCGAATCATTTAGAAATTAAAAAGAACACTTTTATTTTAAAGAATAATTTTAATTTAGGTTATTATCAATCTTATAACTATGTAAAGATTGTTTTTAAATTATTTTGGTTCGATATTGATAAATCTAAAAAATTTATGTGCTTTCAAATGTTAGTTTTAGCAAATAAAAAAACATTGTCCTATATTTTAAATTGGATCGATAAAAAGCTAGACACAAATTTTAATGAAACTATTCATTAA
- the ruvX gene encoding Holliday junction resolvase RuvX: protein MGRILAIDFGKKRTGIAVTDPLQIIASGLTTVNTDDLIPFLKGYIAKERVELFLVGKPKQMDNSDSESEALIVPFLKKLSKEIPQIPVLRIDERFTSKMAFQSMIDGGLKKNQRRNKALVDEISATIILQSYLYSK, encoded by the coding sequence TTGGGAAGAATTTTAGCCATCGATTTTGGAAAAAAAAGAACAGGAATTGCAGTTACAGACCCATTACAAATTATTGCTTCTGGCTTAACAACCGTAAATACAGATGACTTAATACCATTTTTAAAAGGCTACATTGCTAAAGAGCGTGTGGAACTTTTTTTAGTAGGCAAGCCGAAACAAATGGATAATTCAGATAGCGAAAGTGAGGCGCTGATTGTTCCTTTTTTAAAAAAATTATCCAAAGAAATACCACAAATTCCCGTGTTAAGAATAGATGAGCGTTTTACTTCTAAAATGGCTTTTCAATCGATGATTGATGGTGGATTGAAAAAAAATCAACGAAGAAATAAAGCTTTGGTTGATGAAATTAGTGCCACCATCATTTTACAGTCGTATTTATACAGCAAATAG
- a CDS encoding glycosyltransferase family 2 protein: MSIGKVNIDISIVIVNYKSWKHLENCLNSINKIISNEFFLEVIIVDNCSHDHLFEVFKKKFPQFIFIENTGNNGFANGCNLGAKSAKGNYFLFLNPDTIISEEPILKMYSFLKENKNIGVVSCNQLNTNGFYEKNIRFFLDLNTLFGLFRALNKKKLSARVLQKNNVLYPDWVSGAIVFIGREWFDKINGWDEDFWMYYEDVNLSKKVSDVGGIVALLTNTEIIHNHGGSSRINIKTASITKTEVLISKHVYIRHNYTGIKHFILHFLLIINNLIGKIIAGSIGVLFFFIPKLRLNVYLCFNTIKYYISSLINRTWLSSRSLNYPNKI; the protein is encoded by the coding sequence ATGAGTATTGGTAAAGTAAATATCGATATTTCTATCGTAATTGTTAATTACAAAAGCTGGAAACACCTAGAGAATTGTTTAAATTCTATCAATAAAATTATTTCGAATGAGTTTTTTTTAGAGGTTATAATTGTTGATAATTGTTCTCATGATCATTTATTTGAAGTCTTTAAAAAGAAATTTCCACAATTTATTTTCATTGAAAATACAGGAAATAATGGTTTTGCAAATGGTTGCAATTTAGGAGCAAAAAGCGCAAAAGGGAATTATTTCCTTTTTTTAAATCCAGACACCATTATTTCTGAAGAACCCATTTTAAAAATGTATTCTTTTTTAAAAGAAAATAAAAACATAGGTGTTGTGTCTTGTAACCAGTTGAATACAAATGGATTTTATGAGAAAAACATTCGTTTTTTCTTAGATTTAAATACACTTTTTGGTCTTTTTAGAGCGCTCAATAAAAAGAAATTAAGCGCAAGAGTACTTCAAAAAAACAATGTTCTTTATCCGGATTGGGTATCAGGAGCAATTGTTTTTATAGGCAGAGAATGGTTTGATAAAATAAATGGCTGGGATGAAGATTTTTGGATGTATTACGAGGATGTAAACTTATCTAAAAAGGTTTCTGATGTAGGTGGCATAGTCGCTTTATTAACAAATACAGAAATTATTCATAACCATGGAGGATCCTCAAGAATTAATATTAAAACGGCCTCCATAACAAAAACGGAAGTACTAATTTCTAAACATGTATATATTCGCCATAATTATACAGGAATAAAACATTTTATTTTACATTTTTTACTGATTATCAATAACTTAATCGGAAAAATTATAGCTGGATCCATTGGAGTTCTTTTCTTCTTTATTCCAAAATTAAGATTAAACGTGTACTTGTGCTTTAACACTATAAAATACTACATTAGTTCCTTAATAAACAGAACTTGGTTAAGTTCTAGGTCCTTAAATTACCCAAATAAAATTTAA
- the def gene encoding peptide deformylase, whose amino-acid sequence MILPIVAYGDPVLRKESKEIDADYPNLKELIANMKETMYNASGVGLAAPQIGKAIRLFIIDASPFAEDEDLDDDDRAILKTFNKVFINAQILKEEGEEWAFNEGCLSIPDVRQDVYRQPKVTFEYQDEDFNTHTEVLEGLAARVFQHEYDHIEGILFTDKLSSLKKRLIKKKLENISKGKINADYRMRFPNLKKGK is encoded by the coding sequence ATGATTTTACCTATTGTAGCTTATGGAGATCCTGTTTTAAGAAAAGAAAGCAAGGAGATTGATGCAGATTATCCTAATTTAAAAGAGCTCATTGCCAACATGAAAGAAACCATGTACAATGCTTCTGGTGTTGGTTTGGCGGCTCCTCAAATCGGAAAAGCAATACGTTTGTTTATTATTGACGCTTCTCCTTTTGCAGAAGATGAAGATTTAGATGATGATGACAGAGCGATTTTAAAAACATTTAATAAAGTTTTTATCAATGCACAAATTCTAAAAGAAGAAGGTGAAGAATGGGCTTTTAATGAAGGCTGTTTAAGCATTCCTGATGTTCGTCAAGACGTATATCGTCAACCCAAAGTTACTTTTGAATATCAAGATGAAGATTTTAATACACATACAGAAGTTTTAGAGGGTTTAGCAGCGCGAGTTTTTCAGCATGAATACGATCATATTGAAGGAATTTTATTTACGGATAAGCTTTCATCTCTCAAAAAAAGATTGATAAAAAAGAAACTAGAAAACATTTCAAAAGGAAAAATAAATGCAGACTATAGAATGCGTTTTCCGAATTTAAAAAAAGGTAAATAA